AGCCCGCCCAGGAACCTGCTCCCGAGCATGGTGAAGATCGTCGCGGCGAACCCGATGATCGAGATGATGGCCGCGGCGCGCCGCATGCCGCGGACGAGCCGGGCGTGCAGATACACCGCGTAGATGATCCACACGACGAGCGAGCTCGTCTCCTTCGGGTCCCACGACCACGGCGCGCCCCACGCCCGCGCGGCCCACACGGCGCCCGCGAAGAGCGCCCCGATGGTGAAGAGCGGGAACCCGATGCCGATCGCACGGTACGCGATGGCGTCGAGCGCGTCGCGGCCGGCCTCGTCGCGCTCCTGCCCCTCGCTCCCCGCGTTCGCACCGGCCCGCGGCCGGCGGCGCAGGTACAGCACCGACGCCACGAACGCCACCGCGAACGCCGCCTCCGCCAGCACGGCGAGCGAGACGTGGATCCACAGCCAGTAGCTCTGGAGCGCGGGGATGAGCTGCGTCTCGATGTTCTCCGGCACGAGCGACGCCAGCACGATGAGGCCGAAGGCGATGGGCGCTCCGAAGACGGTCATGAGCTCCGCGCCCCGCCGTCGCCACAAGAGCACGAACCCCAAGACGGTCGCCCACGCGAAGAGCGTCATGTACTCGAACAGGTTCGTGACCGGCGGGTGCCCGGAGAGGGCCCACCGCACGCCGAGCGCCACGGTGTTCGCGGCGAGTCCCGCGACCGAGAGCCAGAGCACCACGGCCCGCAGGCGCGGCGACCGCAGGCCGGCGTACGCGCACGCCGCGACGGTGGCGGCCAGGTAGCACCAGAACGCTGCCCAGAAGAAGGGCATGTCGACGGCGGCGACCGGGGTCATCCGTCCTCCTTCCGTCGGCGCGCGGCCGAGGCCGGCACGCGAACCCAGTAGATCAGCGCGAGCCCCGCCGACATTGCGGCGAACCCGACGAACAGGAGCGGCGCCCCCGGCTGGCGGGAGATCTCGAAGCGCGTGAGCCCGCGCCGGAAGTCCGGCCTGTAGCCGAGGAGGAGCAGCCGGCACGGGAGCGCGGCGGCGTCGCTGTGGCCGGGGAAGGCCGCGAACACCCAACGCTCCCCGGCGAACCGCCCGGCCTCCCACACGTGCACGAGGACCGCCGGGTTCTCGTGCCTCACGGACTTGAGCGCGGCGGCCCCCGCCTCGATATCGTAGGTGAAGTCCGAGTAGAACGCCACGACTTTGACCGAGAGGTCGGTGCCGGGCACCGGCGTCTCGACGTCGAACGGCGCCTCGACGCGCACGACGCGCCCGCCGCCCTCCGGCAGGACGACCTCGAGCGTGGCGCTCGCGATCGTCGTCGGCGACGGCAGCATCTCGTGCTGATACACGCCGACGCCGCGGTGGACGAGCGGCCGGTTCACCTCGATGCGGTGGCGCTTCACCTCGCGGCCGCCCTCGAGCACCGTGACGAGCGAAACGTACTCCACGGGCTTTTCCGTCTCGGACATCGTCGTCCATGCGTCGTCGACCCGAACGGTGAACCCGCCGGCGAGCACGTCGAGCGTGCCGCCCGCCGCGAGGTACGCCGCGGATGGATAGCGGAACGAGGTCGCCGCGGACAGGAGCCCGCCGGCCACGATGACGAGGATCGAGGCGTGCGTCACGAGCGACCCGATCCGCGCGACCCGCGCGCGGCCTCGCGTCCTGGGAATGGCCGCGAACCGCCTCCACGTGCATCCCACTACCCACGCGCAGAGCGCGAGGGACACCACGATGAGAGTCAACGTGACGGCGTGCGCGCGGTCCACGTCACGCCCCCCGCTTGGCGGCCAGCCGCGCCGTGATCCACGAGATCCAGCGGTCCATCCCATCCCCCTTGAGCGCCGACAGGCGGAGGATCTCGCACCGCGGGTTCAGGACCGCGACCTCGCGCTCCGCCTTCGCGATGTCGTACGCCAGGTGCGGCAGAAGGTCGATCTTGTTGAGCACCGCGAGCGAGGACTCGTGGAAGACGGCGGGGTACTTCATCGGCTTGTCGTCGCCCTCGGTCACGGCGAGCAGCACCACCTTCGCGTCCTCGCCGAGGTCGTACGTGGACGGGCAGATGAGGTTCCCGACGTTCTCGATGAACACGACGTCGGCCGACGCGAGGTCGAGCCGCCCGAGGACGTCGGCGACCATCTGCGCGCTCAGGTGACACCCGCCGCCCGTGTTGATCTGCACACCGTCGCCCCCGCGCGCCTTCACGCGGTCGAGGTCGCGCTCCGTGCTCACGTCGCCCTCGATGACGAGCGAGCGCAGGCCCGCCGCCGGGAGCCGGTCGAGCGTGGCCTCGAGGAGCGTCGTCTTCCCCGAGCCCGGCGAGCTCACGAGGTTCAGCACGAGCGCGCCCGCCTTCGCGAACGCGGCGCGGTTCTGCGCCGCCACCCGCTCGTTCTCCGACTGGATCCTCTCCTGCACGCTCACCTTCGCCATGCGCCCTCCCTAATCGTCGATCTCAAGTTCCCTCACCGAGAGCTCCAGGCCCGACTCGATGTCCACGCTCGCCGACCCGCACGCGGGGCAGCCGAGCGCGATCTCGCGGTACTCGAAGGCCCGCCCGCACGAGCGGCATCGCCCGGCGAGCGGGATGTCGTTGATCACAAGCTCCGCGCCCTCGTACGGCCCGCCTGTGACGAGCACGTCGAACGCCTCGCGGAGAAGCTGCGGCTCCACCGTCGAGCCGCGACCGACGTCCGCGAAGATCCGGAGCAGCTTCGATCCCTCGTGCGCCTTCATGGCGCCGTCCACGACGCGCAGCATGCTCTGGCAGATGGAGAGCTCGTGCATCAGCAGATCCTCGGAAGCTGCGCGCCCT
The Candidatus Effluviviaceae Genus I sp. DNA segment above includes these coding regions:
- the ccsB gene encoding c-type cytochrome biogenesis protein CcsB, which gives rise to MTPVAAVDMPFFWAAFWCYLAATVAACAYAGLRSPRLRAVVLWLSVAGLAANTVALGVRWALSGHPPVTNLFEYMTLFAWATVLGFVLLWRRRGAELMTVFGAPIAFGLIVLASLVPENIETQLIPALQSYWLWIHVSLAVLAEAAFAVAFVASVLYLRRRPRAGANAGSEGQERDEAGRDALDAIAYRAIGIGFPLFTIGALFAGAVWAARAWGAPWSWDPKETSSLVVWIIYAVYLHARLVRGMRRAAAIISIIGFAATIFTMLGSRFLGGLHAYA
- a CDS encoding cytochrome c biogenesis protein ResB; translation: MDRAHAVTLTLIVVSLALCAWVVGCTWRRFAAIPRTRGRARVARIGSLVTHASILVIVAGGLLSAATSFRYPSAAYLAAGGTLDVLAGGFTVRVDDAWTTMSETEKPVEYVSLVTVLEGGREVKRHRIEVNRPLVHRGVGVYQHEMLPSPTTIASATLEVVLPEGGGRVVRVEAPFDVETPVPGTDLSVKVVAFYSDFTYDIEAGAAALKSVRHENPAVLVHVWEAGRFAGERWVFAAFPGHSDAAALPCRLLLLGYRPDFRRGLTRFEISRQPGAPLLFVGFAAMSAGLALIYWVRVPASAARRRKEDG
- the hypB gene encoding hydrogenase nickel incorporation protein HypB, which codes for MAKVSVQERIQSENERVAAQNRAAFAKAGALVLNLVSSPGSGKTTLLEATLDRLPAAGLRSLVIEGDVSTERDLDRVKARGGDGVQINTGGGCHLSAQMVADVLGRLDLASADVVFIENVGNLICPSTYDLGEDAKVVLLAVTEGDDKPMKYPAVFHESSLAVLNKIDLLPHLAYDIAKAEREVAVLNPRCEILRLSALKGDGMDRWISWITARLAAKRGA
- a CDS encoding hydrogenase maturation nickel metallochaperone HypA encodes the protein MHELSICQSMLRVVDGAMKAHEGSKLLRIFADVGRGSTVEPQLLREAFDVLVTGGPYEGAELVINDIPLAGRCRSCGRAFEYREIALGCPACGSASVDIESGLELSVRELEIDD